In Alligator mississippiensis isolate rAllMis1 chromosome 9, rAllMis1, whole genome shotgun sequence, the genomic stretch AGATCACTAGTCTATGAGTTCATAGACTGATAGGGCTGGGAAGGACTAcaagaggtcatctggtccaagcCCTTGCTTGAGACAGATTCACTCCTGACTGAAGCATccaagacaaatgtttgtctaacttgcACTTAAATAATTAATTATTGAATTTTATCCACAGCTACATCAACTTCCCAACCAACGTCTCGGAGTGGACTCAAACCACACTCATTTCAGTTCACAAATATACTGACCTTTTGCATTATATAAATTATatgccttacttttctatgattccttgATGTAGCAAACCCACCATATTATGAACTTATGACCTGAAGTTATCTTGCAGTCTACCAAATAAGCTACCTGGGTAATTAGGACAAGGTAATTTAGCATTTCCATTTTCCCCCCCTTTTGATCCCTTGGGTGTGCCAGGCCAGTACTGGATCCAAGACAGTGAAAAGGGGAATCTGGCAGCAGTGGATGTGAGAAGTCTTCGTATCAGATGATTttgttatagctgtgttggtctagaggcataggcagacaaaactcttgcggtagaggcaatatcttttattacaacTAGGCCagtgtgatgcctatcttcaagaaagggaggaaagtggatccggcaaactataggcccatcagcctgacttctatcccggggaagagcttagaaatgtttatttaaagaggccatccttaatggactggccgacacttacatcctgagggatagccagcatgggtttgttgtgggtaggttttgcttgaccaatctcatttccttctatgaccaggtgacatcgcctgggcaagggagaagagattgatgtcatatatcttgacttcaaaaaagccttcgatctggtatcccatgatcacctcttggcgaaactggccaattgtggccttgggtccaccacaatccgctggctcggaaattggctccgtggttgaacccagagggtagtaattgacagaagttaatcatcatggtgccctgtgaccagtggggtcccccaagactctgtccttggatccatattgttcaacatcttcattaatgatgtggacattcgagtcagaagtggactggccaagttcgccgatgacaccaaactttggggcaaagcatcaacacctgaagacaggagggggatccaggctgacctggcaggctcagcaaatgggcgaaTGAGAACCTGacggtgtttaacactgaaaaatgcaaggttctccatcttgggaggaaaaacctgcagcatccttataggctcagcagtgctacactggctagcactacagatgaaagggacttgggggtcatgattgaccacaagacgaacatgagcctgcaatgtgatgctgaggctagtaaagcgaccaaaatgctggcttgcatccatcgatgcttctcaggcaaatcccaggacatcgttctccccttgtacttggccttggtgaggctgcagatggagtactgtgtccagttttgggctccacaattcaaaaaggatgtggagaagcttgagagagtccagagaagagccacgcacatgatcagaggtcaggaaaacagaccttacaacaacaggctgagagccatggggctcttttgcctggaaaagcgcaggctcaggggtgatctgatggccacctataagtttatcaggggtgaccaccagtatctgggggaacatttatTCATGagagtgccccaaaggatgacgaggtcaaatggttacaaactactgcaagactgattcagactagacataaggaagaatttctttactgtctgagcccccaaggtctggaacagcctgccatcggaggtggttcaagcacctacattgaacaccttcaagagtaaattggatgcttatcttgctgggatcctatgaccccagctgacttcctgccctttgggcagggggctggactcgatgatcttctgaggtcccttccagccctaatgtctatgaaatctatgaaacaactagatagttgcaaaaacaatattttgtttgcaaactttcataattagccattttgaaatgaaaaattcaCAACATAAGTAAAAAGAAGCAAAATCCAGCATCTGGCCTGCTATTGGTCACCTTGAAGTAAACAACCAGCTCAAGCCCGTGTTTGAGCCTAATTTACATACTCACAGAGCAGCTTTTTCACAAATGAACTTTAACACCCAGAAAACAATACCATCTTTTAGTTCTTCTGTACAAGATGAACAACTtaagaaggaagcaaaattcagCAACTTACATGCCATCGGACACCTGAGATAAACAATATGATCCAGCCTTTGTTTGAGCCTAATTCGCATACTCATGGAGCAGCCTCTTTACAAATGAACTTTCCTACTCAGGAGAACCTTACCAGCTTTTACTtttcctgtgcaatatgaagttttgtTTCTACCTAGGAgacattttacaatctttgaattctccctTGTTTGATGAAGGGCATTTaggcctgaaaacttgcaaataaagaaatatttttgcagctatctagttagtctaataaaagatattgcctctaccccaAAAGTTTTGTCATATCAGGTGTTCTCTTCTTGCTACTAAGTACAAGTTgctctcactgacttcaatgagaggAGGCCACACCTGCAGGAGCTAAATCAGCCCCACCATTGTAATAGGCAAAGGTCTGAGATATACTCTTGTGTTTTCTAGGCTAATCATCATGCACATCACTCAGTACTTGGTGATTCTGCTCTTCACAGGACTGAAACTCTCCAAGGTAGAAGGAAGATGTTTTTTCAATAACTCCCAACAGCACTGCATCTGCTTACATTTATCTGAGAAAACCCTAAGAAGTCTCACACGTTGTCTCCTTGCCACTGAATTTGAGTTTCGAGGAGGAAACTTGGAGAAATATTTAGGGTTCTTACCATTCAAATTAGAACCATCAGTAATTGACATGCTGGGAACTCTGATGGTGACCAAGGTGATCTTTGGAGAACTTGATGTGCCAGAGGTTCTCTTGGCATCTGTCATGAAATTCTTTTCCTACACTCAAGTCACAATGCTTGGATTTGAAAGTTGCACCTTCCTTGGAAATGCCAGCTGGGCTCACATGGCTGGGCAGATTTTGCCAATCTCATCATTACGCTTTCACAATGTGACCTCCACTTCCCTGGTGGACAGAGCCCAGGACTTCTTCAGCTTGAGCAGCTGGCTGGAGAGCCTGCAGAATCTGACTGTGACACAGTCCCAGGTTGCCCGTGTTCCATGTGGTATTGGCAAAATGTTTAGAACCTTAAACCATCTGGATTTATCAGAAAACCACTTCCAAGATCAAAGTCTGGGATCTTCATTCTGCCAGGGAGCTTTCCCAGAGCTACAGGTACTAAAACTCCGTCGCAATAACCTGATCTCCTACCACACCATATGTGAAATGCTGCAGCAGCTGACCAGTCTAGCCCACCTAGATCTGAGTGAAAACAACCTTGCAGCTTCCTCGTCGTCTTCATGTCTATGGCAGCCTTCTCTCTCCATCTTTAACTTGTCCAGCACAGGCATAGATCACATTGTCATACCTCTGCCTCCCAACATTGAAGTTCTAGATGTAAGTTTCAATAATCTTCATTCTCTAGACCTCTCACTCCACTTCCTGAAGGAACTCCACTTGTCCAATAACAAACTGCATGCTGTCCCCTCAGCCAAGAACTACCCTGCTTTAGAAGTCCTCATTCTAGATGGAAACCTGATCTCACATCTCTCAAAGGAAGAGCTGTGGTCTCTGAGACACCTGCGGAATGTGAAGGCAGGTCTGAATCCCTATAATTGTTCATGCTCAGGTGCCAGTGAAATCCAGGCCTTGGCAAACATAGAGTCCTTGCTGCAAGGCTGGCCTCAAGACTATGTATGCAAGTCCCCACCCCATTACCAGGGTACTTTGGTGAAAGATGTGCCTGTTTCAGCAGTACACTTCAACAAGGCCGCAGTGATTGTTCCTGTCTGTGCCATTCTCATACAAATGTGTGTGGCTGGAATAATTTGATTTCCCAGACATAAAGCATGGtctggccacccctgctcctAGGCTGTAGCTTCTTCCCTTCATGCAGCAGAAAAGAGGCTATAAGACATATTGTTTCTGCAAGGACAAAACATCTCAGTGACCAAttctgctgcagcaccagggcctgTAGGATGAGCTCTCCTGGGATAGCTGCTCAGGCTAGAGGATTAGAAGGACCAACCAACTCCTGTGATTTACATGGATGAAACTTCCAGTGAAGCACCACTGTCTGAGCCTCCTCAACACACCATTTGTAGGGATGATCTGTTGGGAGGCTGCAGACATCTGAGATGTTAGCAAATGTATTGCCATCACTTTAAAGTACCATAGTTATCAGAAAAGTATTAGTGCTCCAGTAGCATTATAGAAACTCCCCAGTCACTCTCTGGCACTATACCCAGCACAATCATGCCTGTATTTGTCTGGAGTGAGCAAGGTGGAAAGAAGAGGATCTAAATTTTGTATCCAGACAAGCTCCATAACACAAGGTAGTTTAATGCCTTTGCCTGCCAGGTCCTTGTGAATGTTGCCAGTGATGTACTGAATATTTCCTGTCCCATTCATGTAGGCTGGATCTATACACAAATTTTCTTTGAGTATAAATGCACCAGACCAGATTTTTGCCATTATACCCATACAGCCCTATGGAGATACAACGTAAACACACAGCTTATTCCACTTCCCATATTGGAATAAGTTATACAAGAGGAAGGCCTTTATATAAGCACCAGTCTAATTGCATGCACAGTATTGGAGTTGTAGCACCTCAACAGTATTGGTATAAAAAAGTACAGTAGAACTTAGGTATGTCAACAGGTTCTTAGCACTAGCAACAATACAGGCAGCAAACtgctttcagctattttgaaTCAAAGTGGTTAATGCAGATTTACATCAGTGGAAGGAGATCAGGATTCACCCCAATGTACTCAGTTCACAAGTCAAGGACTTTTTGCTAATGCCTAGGGCACACTATAGTTAGCTACTTAACACAAAGCCTTTCTTCACTGCACACCATGTCTTTCAACTCTCAAAGAGCTTGCAGCCTCCAGAAACAAGGGGCTGACCCATCAGCTCAGGGCAGAATACTACAGTGAAGGCATTCTCAGGTCCCCTCAGGGAGACTTTACTTCTGTACTTTCTTTGTT encodes the following:
- the LOC102571171 gene encoding toll-like receptor 2; amino-acid sequence: MHITQYLVILLFTGLKLSKVEGRCFFNNSQQHCICLHLSEKTLRSLTRCLLATEFEFRGGNLEKYLGFLPFKLEPSVIDMLGTLMVTKVIFGELDVPEVLLASVMKFFSYTQVTMLGFESCTFLGNASWAHMAGQILPISSLRFHNVTSTSLVDRAQDFFSLSSWLESLQNLTVTQSQVARVPCGIGKMFRTLNHLDLSENHFQDQSLGSSFCQGAFPELQVLKLRRNNLISYHTICEMLQQLTSLAHLDLSENNLAASSSSSCLWQPSLSIFNLSSTGIDHIVIPLPPNIEVLDVSFNNLHSLDLSLHFLKELHLSNNKLHAVPSAKNYPALEVLILDGNLISHLSKEELWSLRHLRNVKAGLNPYNCSCSGASEIQALANIESLLQGWPQDYVCKSPPHYQGTLVKDVPVSAVHFNKAAVIVPVCAILIQMCVAGII